One region of Marivirga arenosa genomic DNA includes:
- a CDS encoding dihydrofolate reductase family protein codes for MSKNKVFIATSIDNFIADKNGNIDWLHSIPNPDQDDMGYQQFMNGVDALLMGRNTFDTVSGFDIEWPYEKPVFVLSNSLKQIPDELSGKVELLKGGLNSVLNTIHNKGYSNLYIDGGKLIQSFLKEDLIDEMTITKIPILLGEGVSLFSSLEHSLNFECINTKIYLNSIVQNQFKRVRK; via the coding sequence ATGTCTAAAAACAAAGTTTTTATTGCTACCAGTATAGATAATTTTATTGCGGATAAAAATGGCAATATTGATTGGCTCCATTCAATCCCAAACCCTGATCAAGATGATATGGGTTATCAGCAATTTATGAATGGGGTCGATGCTTTATTGATGGGTAGAAATACTTTTGATACAGTTTCTGGTTTTGATATTGAATGGCCATATGAAAAGCCTGTTTTTGTATTAAGTAATTCTTTAAAACAGATACCTGACGAACTTTCCGGAAAAGTAGAATTATTAAAAGGAGGTTTAAATTCCGTTTTAAATACTATTCATAATAAGGGCTATTCTAATTTGTATATCGATGGAGGAAAATTAATTCAAAGTTTCCTAAAAGAGGATTTGATAGATGAAATGACCATCACCAAAATCCCTATTTTACTCGGTGAGGGAGTCTCTTTATTTTCATCACTAGAACACTCATTAAATTTTGAATGTATTAATACTAAAATATATTTAAATAGTATTGTGCAAAACCAATTTAAACGAGTAAGAAAATAG